The genomic segment CTGAGTCTCCCGGCGACCACATGATCTGGAGCCAATTGGCGACCGCTTCAGATCCCATGCGCAAGCGCGCCGCCTTGGCACTTTCAGAGATATTGGTGGTGTCCCTCACTGGCTTGGATATCAGCTGGCGCAGCCATGCGATCGCACGGTACTGGGACATTTTGGTGCAGCACGCGTTCGGCAACTTCAGGGACCTGCTGGAGGCCGTGACCCTGAATGCTGCGATGGGGGTCTACCTCAATACCAAAGGCAACCTGAAAGAAAACGCCAGCACTGGGCGCCTGCCCGATGAGAATTACGCCCGCGAGGTCATGCAGCTATTCACCATCGGGCTCTACAAGCTGAACCCGGATGGCACTCAGCAGTTGGACGGCAACGGCAAACCGCAAGAAACCTACACCCCCAGCGATGTTGCCAACTTGGCCCGTGTATTCACCGGCTATGACTTCGATCGCAGCCAGAACGTAGATACCGTGATCCCCCAAACCGGTGGCGGCACCCGTACCATTCCTAACACCAGTTATGTCCGCTTGCCGATGACGCTCACGGAATCCAAGCATTCGAAATTGAAAGTCGAATTCTTGGGAAGCACCATATCGGAGAACACGCTGGGAGCAGATGCCTTAAGGGCCGCGCTGAAAACCTTGTTCAACCACCAAAATACGGCCCCATTCATTTGCAAACAGTTGATCCAGCGCTTGGTTACGAGCAACCCCACTCCGGCCTACGTGGCCCGTGTGGCGGCCGTTTTTGCCAATAACGGGGCGGGTGTGCGGGGCGACATGGCCTATGTGTTTGCCGCCATCTTGAATGACGACGAGGCACGCAACGCCACCGGGTTGACTGCCCCGGAGTTCGGCAAGCTGCGTGAGCCCATGTTGCGCTTGGTGCAGTGGTTACGCACCTTCAACGTGACCTCCGCCGCGGGCACCTGGAAGATTTGGAATACGAGCAACGCGGCTGATTCCTTGGGCCAAAGCCCCTTGCGGTCTCCGTCGGTGTTTAATTTTTTCCGTCCCGGCTATGTGCCGCCGTCTACAGTGGCGCCACCGGCGACTGGCTTGAGTGCTGGGAAAGTGGCCCCCGAATTCCAGATCGTGAACGAGAGCAGCGTCGGAGGCTACCTGAACCTCATGATGAATGTGATCGACACGGGTTTTAACTCCGGCGACATCAAGGCCGCGTACACCACCGAGCTGACGCTGGTGCTCGACCCAACAGCGTTGGTGCAACGCCTGAACCTGCTGATGGCTGCAGGGCAGTTGTCCGCTAGCACGGTGAGTACCATTGTCACCGCTCTGTCTGGTGTGAACGTGACAGCCAGCAGCAGTGCCGCGATAAAGCGCAACCGGGTGTGCGCGGCGGTTCTCATGGTGATGGCGAGTGTGGAATATCTGGTTCAAAAATAAGGCGCAAACCGATGACAAGCTCAACCCTTCCTGATATGCAGCGCCGTGCGTTTTTGCGCCGCTCGGGCCAACTCGCCCTGACCGGTACCGCCCTGCCATTTGCAATGAACCTGGCCGCCTTGGGTGAAGCCGCAGCGTTCAATGCCCCTTCAGGGGATTACAAGGCCCTGGTGTGCGTGTTTTTGTATGGCGGCAATGACTACGCCAACACCTTGATCCCTTACGACGACGCCAATTACAACCTTTACAGCGCGATTCGTGGCGGCGGCAGTGGCCAGACGGCCGGTGGCATCGCGCTTGCCAAATCGAGCTTGACGTCAACCCTGTTGAACCCGATTGCTGCCCCGGTGGATAGCCAAGGCCAAACCGGGCGGCAGTTTGCCCTGAATCCCACCATGACCGGGCTTGCCGGCCTTTTCAATACCGGCAAGATGGCAGTGCAGCTCAACGTCGGGCCGCTGGTGAAGCCGCTGACGCGCGCCCAGTACGACAGCAACGACCGGGTCAGCTTTCCGCGACCTCCACAGTTGTTTTCGCATAACGACCAGCAAAGTATTTGGCAATCGTCTTCCCCCGAGGGGTCGACGGTCGGCTGGGGCGGTAACCTGGGCGATCTGACGCTTGAGAACAGTTTGAACAGCAAATCGGTGTTCACCGGGATTTCGGTTTCGGGGAACGCGGTGTTCTTGTCCGGCGATACAGCGCTCCAGTACCAGGTCAGCACCGCTGGAGCGATCAAAATCAAGCCAGCGACTAACACCTGGGTTTATGGAAACCCTTCCGTCGCAGCTGCGATTACCAGTCTGATGCGGGAAAACCGCGTGCACAAACTGGAGAACGAATACAACGCCGTCACCAAGCGCGCTTTGGATGCCGAGTCTGCGGTAACCACCGCCTTGTCAGAGGCAGAGCCCTCCACCGTGTTCCCGAATGATTCACTGGGCAACCAGCTCAAGATGGTGGCGCGCTTGATCAAAGGGCGGGCCGCCTTGGGCGTGCGTCGGCAGGTGTTTTTTGTGTCGATCGGCGGATTCGATTTGCACGACAACCTGATCCGGGACCATGGCACTTTGCTAGGCCGGGTCAGCGATGCCATGACCGCGTTTTACAACGCGACGGTGGAAATGGGCGTGGAAAACCAGGTCACCTCGTTCACTGCGTCTGACTTTGGCCGCACCCTGTCGTCCAATGGCGATGGCTCCGACCACGGGTGGGGTAGCCACCACTTTGTCGTGGGCGGTGCAGTGGATGGCCAGCGCTATTTCGGTGAAGCCCCGCCCATCAATGTGACCGATGGCACCGGCTGGCCCAGGGTCTACACCGCAGCTGAACAATGGCATGTTGGTCAGGGCCGCTTGCTCCCCCGCACCTCGGTCGATCAGTACGCCGCCACGCTGGCCAAATGGTTCGGCGTGACCAACACCGAAATGCCCCAAGTGCTGGGCAATATCAACAACTTCGGGGCGCCCGCCGGCCGGGCAGACTACCCGTGGGATCTGGGTTTTATGACGTGATGCTATGAAATCAGGAGCTGTAGGCGCATGTTTTACGTGCGCTACAGCCTGATTTTATGCATTATTTAGAGCTGAGGCTTCTCAATGCCCAGCTCGGCGAGTTCAGCATCCGTGAACACCCGGGAACGCGTGTGAAACGCTTTCCCCTCTGGCCCTTCGAGTGAGAACGTGCCGCCGTGGCCTTCGATCACGTCGATGATGAGCTGGGTGTGTTTCCAGTACTCGTATTGCCCGATGCCGATGTAGAAGGGGCTGCCGCCAATGTCGCCCAAATACACATCGCCCGCACCCATGGTGATTTCGCCGGGCAGGTAGCAGTTGGCTGCGCTGTTGTCGCAGCAACCGCCACTTTGGTGGAACATCAAATCGGGGCCATGCTTGGTTTTGAGGAAGGCCACCAGCTCCAGGGCAGCGGGGGTGGCTACTACTTTGTCGACCATGGTTTTGTCTCCTGTTCGCAATATCACTTGAATCTACGTTCTAGATGCTCACAGCCAAACGGCTTTTGTTGGCTCTCGCAACGCAATAACCCAACGGGGCGTCCACCTCATGCTGGAGTACCAGAAATCGGTGGCCGCCCCGTCGGGTTATCGCGTTGGGTGTCAGTTGACGTGATTCGCTTTAAAAGAAGCCCAACTTGTTTTCAGAGTACGACACCAACAAGTTCTTGGTCTGCTGGTAGTGGTCCAGCATCATTTTGTGGGTTTCGCGGCCGATGCCTGATTCCTTGTAGCCACCGAATGCAGCATGTGCGGGGTAGGCGTGGTAGCAGTTGGTCCACACGCGGCCCGCTTTGATAGCGCGGCCCATGCGGTAGGCCACATTGCCGTTGCGGCTCCACACACCGGCGCCCAGGCCGTAGAGCGTGTTGTTGGCAATCGCCAAGGCTTCGGCTTCGTCCTTGAAGGTGGTCACGGCCAGCACGGGGCCGAAGATTTCTTCCTGGAAGATGCGCATCTTGTTGTGGCCCTTGAACAGGGTGGGCTGCACGTAATAGCCGCCTTCCAAGTCGCCACCGAGGTGGGCTTGGCCGCCGCCGATGAGTACTTCAGCACCCTCTTGCTTGCCCAGGTCCAAGTAGCTCAGGATTTTGGTCAGCTGCTCTTTGGAGGCTTGCGCGCCCATCATGCTGTCGGTGTCCAGGGGGTTGGCGTGCTTGATGGCGGCCACGCGCTTCAATACACGCTCCATGAACTTGTCGTAAATGCTTTCTTGGATCAGTGCGCGGCTTGGGCAGGTGCAAACCTCGCCTTGGTTGAAGGCAAACAGCACCAGGCCTTCAATGGCTTTGTCCAGGAAGGCGTCGTCCTTGTCCATGATGTCCGCAAAGAACACATTGGGGCTCTTGCCGCCCAGTTCCAGCGTGGCAGGGATCAGGTTGTTGGCAGCAGCTTGGGCAATCACGCGGCCGGTGGTGGTGGAGCCGGTGAACGCGATCTTGGCGATGCGCTTGGAAGTCGCCAAAGGCATACCGGCTTCACGACCGTAACCGTTCACGATGTTGAGCACACCGGGCGGCAGCAAGTCTGCAATCAGCTCGGCCAGGATCAGGATGGAGATGGGGGTGCTCTCTGCGGGCTTGAGGACCACGCAGTTGCCGGCGCCCAAGGCAGGCGCCAGCTTCCAGGCTGCCATCAAGATCGGGAAGTTCCAAGGAATGATCTGGCCGACCACGCCCAGGGGTTCCTGGATGTGATATGCCACGGTGTTCTCGTCGATGTTGGACAAGGCGCCTTCTTGTGCACGCACGCAGCCTGCAAAGTAGCGGAAGTGGTCCACGGTGAGCGGAATGTCGGCATTCAGGGTTTCGCGGATGGCTTTGCCGTTGTCCACGGTTTCGGCATAGGCCAGCAGCTCCAGGTTTTGCTCGATGCGGTCAGCAATCTTGAGCAAGATGTTGCTGCGGGTGGCCGCATCGGTCTTGCCCCAAGCGTCGCTGGCGGCGTGGGCAGCGTCGAGTGCCAGTTCAATATCTTCTGCGGTGGAGCGCGCAGCTTGGGTGTAAACCTTGCCGCTGACCGGGGTGATGACGTCAAAGTACTGGCCCTTGACCGGTGGCACAAACTTGCCGCCGATGAAGTTGTTGTACTGGGATTTGTACGAGATCTTGGCGCCTGCTGCGCCGGGTGCTGCGTAAATAGCCATGGTTGTCGTCCTCTTGTGCTTGGTTTGATTTCCTGCGGAGTGGCTTCCGGCAGGTGCTCTTGTGACTCAAGAGGCGTGCCACCTGCAGGTGCGCATGACCAGCGTTGATTTCATTGGGTTTTTTCTGTCTACAAGTTCGTCCGCCAGTGTCCGCTAGCCTGTGCTGTCACGCTTTGCCACAGTGACAGGTGTCACAAAATGGAACACTCGGACAGTTTTGAGGGTCTGCGCCATTGCTCCCTGCGCGCACAACCCCCATACTGAAACGCAGAGCGGGGCGACATGACTCCGCGCAGGAGACAACGTGCGATCACCTTCCCCTTTGCTGGCCTTACGTCAGGCCCGACAGCAGCTTTTGGAAACCGGGCAGTGCCCGGCCGGTATCGTGGATGAGCGGCTCGCTCGCTCGTGGCACCGCAGCATGGCGGCGGGTTTGGCGCCCACTGCCCGGGTCTCACCCGAACATGCCAGCACCCACCATTTGCGCCATGTGCTAGCAAGTAACCATGCGCTGTTGGCCCACTCGCGCCCGGTCATGGAATATGTGTTTGACCAGGTGCGCCAAAGCCAGAGCGTGGTGGTGCTGGCCGATTCCGCCGGCATGTTGATGCACACCCTGGGCGACCCGCATTTTGTCGACAAGGCCGAACGGGTGGCACTGACTAGCGGTGCATCTTGGAACGAAAGCCACCGGGGCACCAACGCCATCGGCACTGCGCTGGCGGAGCGCGGTGCGGTGGAGATCCATGGCTCGGAGCATTTCTTGGAGCGCAATGGTTTCTTGACTTGCGCGGCTTCGCCGATTTTGTCGGCCACCGGCGAGTTAAGCGGCATTCTGGATATCTCCGGAGACCACCGCAATGGCCACGCCCACACCTTGGGGTTGGTCAGCACCGCCGCCCGCATGATTGAAAACCGCCTCATGGTGGCCACCTGTAAGCGCAATATCCGGCTGCATTTGCACGCGCACCCGGAGGGCATCGGCAGTGTGGCCGAAGGCATCATTGCGCTGTCAGACGACGGCTGGATTGTGGGCGCCAACCGCGTGGGCCTAGCGCTGCTGCGGCTCAACACCGGCGACATCGGTGCCACCTTGCTGGAGCGGGTGCTGGATGTGCGGCTCGACGACCTGCTCTCCCGCCACAAGCGCCGGCCTCTGCAAGCCCAGCAACTGCGACTGCACAACGGCGCTATCGTGTTCGCGCAGATTCAGGTAGATCCTGCGGTGCTGCCCGCCATCAGCTATGCCGCAGCATCGCCTGTTGCCACGCCTGCTGCTAGGCCCGGAGTCGACGCACTGAGCGCCTTGGACACCGGCGATGCCCGCTGGCGCAGCGCCGCCGACAAGGCGCGCCGCATCGTGGCTAAGCCGATCCCGCTGCTGGTACAGGGGGAATCCGGGGTAGGCAAAGAGATGTTTGCCCGCGCCCTGCACGCCAGTGGCCCGCGCCGTGACGGCCCATTTGTGGCCATTAACTGCGGGGCTATCCCCGAGAGCCTGATCGAGTCCGAGCTGTTTGGTTATGTGGCGGGCGCTTTTACCGGTGCGCGCAAAGAGGGCAGCCCCGGCCGCTTGCGCGAGGCCCACGGCGGCACTTTGTTTCTGGACGAAATCGGTGATATGCCGCTGACCATGCAAACTCGCTTGCTGCGCGTGTTGCAAGAGCGCACCGTGACCCCGGTGGGCGCAGGCAAAGCCGTGGCGGTGGACTTTGCGCTAGTGTGCGCCACCCATTGCAAGCTGGCGGAAGCGGCGGCCAATGGCAAGTTCCGCCACGACCTGTATTACCGCATCAACGGCCTGACGGTTACCTTGCCTGCCCTGCGCGATCGCAGTGACTTCGCAGCACTCACCGAGCGGCTGTTGAGCGACCTGAGCCCCGCTCTGGCACTGCAGGTCGCCCCGGAGCTGCTCAGCCGTCTGGCGGCCTACCCGTGGCCCGGCAACTTGCGGCAATACGCCAGCGTGCTGCGCACTGCCTGCGCGATGTTGCAAGACAGCGAAGACACGCTGGACTGGGCGCACATGCCCGACGACCTGCTGGAGGCGCTACAAGCCGTAGCGCCTGTGGCGGCGGCGAGCTCCCCGGGCCCGGCAGTGGCTGCAGGGACTGCACCACTAGGGGCTCAGCCCGCGGCAATGCAGGTGCCCCAGAGCTTGCAAGCACTCTCGCAAGTGGCCATTCAGCAGACCTTGGAGGCCACGCGCGGCAATGTGTCGCTGGCCGCTCGCCAGCTGGGCATCAGCCGGCAGACGCTGTACCGCAAGCTGGCTGCTGCCGGCGTTTGATTCGCCGCCAATATTTGCTACTGAATTTGTAGCTACTTGCGCATGTTTTATAAGGGCTAGAGCCTTGTTTTGTTCAAAGAAGGCGCCTACATACTGATTCAGAGCAGCGCCTTCAAATAGCGCCCCGTGTGGCTGGCCGGGTTGGCGGCAATGTCTTCCGGCGTGCCCACGCCGACCACGGTGCCACCACCTGCGCCGCCTTCGGGGCCAATGTCGATCAGCCAGTCAGCGGTTTTGATCACGTCCAGGTTGTGTTCAATGATGACGATGGTGTTGCCCGCATCGCGCAACTGGTGCAGCACTTTGAGCAGCAGCGCAATGTCGGCAAAGTGCAGGCCGGTGGTGGGCTCGTCCAGGATGTAGAGCGTGCGGCCGGTGTCTTTTTTGGATAGCTCCAGCGCCAGCTTCACCCGCTGTGCTTCGCCACCGGATAGCGTGGTAGCAGCCTGCCCGAGGCGGATGTAGGACAGGCCTACATCCAGCAGCGTTTGTAGCTTGCGGGCGATGGTGGGCACTGCGTGCAAAAACTCGTAGGCAGCTTCCACCGTCATGTCCAGAATCTGGGCGATGTTCTTGCCTTTGTAGAGCACTTCCAGCGTCTCGCGGTTGTAGCGCTGGCCGGCGCACACATCGCAGGGCACATACACATCGGGCAAAAAGTGCATCTCCACTTTCACCATACCGTCGCCTTGGCAAGCCTCGCAGCGGCCACCGGCCACGTTGAAGCTGAAGCGGCCCGGGCCGTAGCCCCGTTCGCGCGCGGTGGGCACCTCCGCCATCAGCTCGCGAATAGGGGTGAACAGACCGGTGTAGGTGGCCGGGTTGGAGCGCGGCGTGCGGCCGATGGGCGACTGGTCGACGTTGATGACCTTGTCGAAATACTGGATGCCATCGATGCTCTCATGCGCCGCCGGCTCGTCGTGTGCGCGGTAAAGCTGACGCGCTACCGCGGCGTACAAGGTGTTGTTGACCAGCGTGGATTTGCCTGAGCCGGACACGCCGGTCACGCAGGTCAGCAAGCCGACCGGGAAGTCCACACTCACGTGTTTGAGGTTGTGCCCCGTGGCGCCGGTGATGCGGATGGCTTGCAGTTCGCCTTGGGTGGCAATGTGCTGCGCCTGCCGCTCCGCCCAGGCCAATGCTGCCTTGCTGGGAGCGCCTTTGCCGGCACCTTTGGCAACCGGCTTGGCCTCTTCCACCACGGGTAGCCAAGGGGTGCGGCGCTTGGGCACTTCAATTTGCAGGGTCTTGGCCAGGTACTGGCCGGTGAGCGACGCCGGGGTGGCTTTGACCTCGTCAAACGTGCCCTGGGCGATCACCCGCCCACCGTGCACGCCCGCGCCCAGGCCCATGTCGATCACATGGTCGGCCGCGCGCATCATGTCCTCGTCGTGCTCGACCACCAGCACGCTGTTGCCGATATCGCGCAGGTGTTGCAGCGTGCCGATCAGGCGGTCATTGTCGCGCTGGTGCAGGCCGATACTGGGCTCATCAAGCACATACATCACGCCGGTCAGGCCCGAGCCGATCTGGCTGGCCAGGCGGATGCGCTGGCTCTCACCGCCACTAAGTGTTTCTGCACTGCGGTCTAGACTCAGGTAGTTCAGACCCACGTCGTTCAAAAACTTCAGGCGCAGGCCGATTTCGCGGATAACCTTGGCTGCAATTTCGCCGCGCGCGCCCGGCATCTGCAGGCTGTTGAAGTACTCAAAGCTTTCGCGTAGCGTGACGTGGCTGATCTCGTAGATCGCACGCGCCTCGGTGCCTTCGCCGATCTTCACATGGCGGGCTTCTTTGCGCAGGCGGGAGCCGCCGCAGTCCGGGCAGGGCTGGGTGCTGCGCAAGCGGCCCAGGTCTTCCCGGACGACTGCAGAGTCGGTTTCCCGGTAGCGGCGCTGCATGTTGGGGATGATGCCCTCGAAGGGGTGCTTTTTCGTGACCTTCTTGCCCTGAGAAGCGCCGGAATCCATGATGTAGCTGAACTTGATCTCCTCAGAGCCAGAGCCCTGCAGGATGGCGTGCTGCACCGTGTGCGGCAGGCTCTCAAACGAGGCGTCAATGTCGAACCCGTAGTGCTTGGCTAGGCTCTCCAGCATGCTGAAGTAGTAGCCGTTGCGCCGGTCCCAGCCTTTGATGGCGCCGCTGGCCAGGCTCAGCGTGGGGAAGGCCACCACGCGGGCCGGATCAAAAAACTCATGTTGGCCCAAACCGTCACAGGTCGTGCAGGCGCCGACCGGTGAGTTGAACGAAAACAGCCGCGGCTCCAGCTCCGCGATCGAATAGTTGCACACTGGGCATGCGAACTTGGCGTTGAACAGGTGTTCCACGCCCGTGTCCATTTCGAGCGCAATCGCGCGGCCGCTGGCAATGCGCAGGGCGGCCTCAAAGCTCTCGGCCAGCCGTTGCTTGAGGTCCTGCCGCACCTTAATGCGGTCGACCACTACGTCAATGTCGTGCTTCTCGGTTTTTTTGAGTTCAGGCAGGTCTTCCGCTTCATAGGGCTTGCCATTGAGCCGGAATCGCACATAGCCCTGCGCCTGCATCTGGGCAAACAGGTCCTGGAATTCCCCTTTCTTCTCCCGCGCCACGGGCGCCAGAATCATCAGCTTGGTGTCTTCCGGCAGCGCCAGCACGGCATCCACCATCTGACTGACGGTCTGACTTTGCAGGGGCAGGTCGTGGTCCGGGCAATAAGGGGTGCCAGCGCGGGCGAACAGCAGGCGCAGGTAGTCGTGAATTTCGGTGACGGTACCCACTGTGGAGCGCGGGTTGTGGCTGGTGGCTTTTTGCTCGATGCTGATGGCGGGCGAGAGCCCTTCGATCATGTCCACATCGGGCTTGTCCATCAGTTGCAGGAACTGGCGCGCGTAGGTCGAGAGGCTCTCCACATAGCGGCGCTGCCCCTCCGCGTAGAGGGTGTCAAACGCGAGGCTGGACTTGCCCGAGCCCGACAGGCCGGTGATGACCACCAACTGGTTTCGCGGAATATCGATGTCGATATTCTTCAGGTTGTGGGTGCGCGCACCCCGCACACTGATGTTTTGCTGCTGCAAAGCGCGGGCGAGATATTTACCGTCGTCAGAAGAGGAGTTCAAGAGAGTGGCCGCCGGAAGAGTAACCCGCCATGATAGACAATGTCGGGCTGTGGCGTCACCCTCCGGTTTCTGCCACCCTTTAACGCTTGAGAGTGACCGATTTGTCCGTCCCCACTGATTCCGACACCACCATGACCCCGCTGGAGCGGCGTTCCAGTGCATCGCTGGCACTGATTTTTGCGTTGCGGATGCTGGGGCTTTTTCTGGTGCTCCCGGTATTCGCGCTGGAAGCCCGCAAATACCCCGGTGGGGACGATGCGGCGCTGGTGGGGATTGCGATGGGCGTGTATGGCCTGACGCAGGGCTTGTTGCAGATTCCCTTCGGCATGGCTTCCGACCGGTTCGGGCGCAAGCCGGTGATGGTGGTTGGATTGCTGGTGTTTGCGCTGGGGAGTGCTGTGGCCGCGTGGGCGCCTACCCTGGAGTGGCTGGTAGCCGGCCGGGCACTTCAAGGCGCAGGGGCTATCTCCGCAGCGGTAACTGCCTTGTTGGCAGACCAGACCCGGGACATCGTGCGTACCAAAGCCATGGCTTTGGTGGGGGCGAGTATCGGGTTGATGTTTGCCGTGTCTCTGGTGCTGTCTCCCTTGCTCGCGGCCCACATCGGTTTGCACGGCTTGTTTGCCCTGACCTCCGCGTTGGCGCTGGGCGGGGTCGCGGTGGTGATCTGGTGGGTACCGCCAGCGCCACTGCAGCAGGTCGACCAAGCCAGAAGCGGTGTGCTCGCCGTCCTGCGCCACCCTGCTTTGCTGAGATTGGATTTTGGTGTTTTTGTACTCCATGCGGTGCAGCTGGCCATGTGGGTGGCGCTGCCTGCCATGTTGGTGCAAGCGGGATTGGCGCGCGATCAACATTGGCAGGTGTATCTGCCGGCGGTGTTGGCCTCGTTCTTCGTTATGGGAGCCACCCTCTTTCCGCTCGAGAAAAAAGGCTATCTGCGCGCGGTGTTTTTGTCCGCCATTGGGCTGATTGCGGTGGTGCAAGTGGCGCTATGGCTGCTCACCCAGGCCGGGCCCAGTATCTGGACCATGGGTCTTGTCCTGTTTGTGTTTTTTTGTGGCTTCAATGTGCTGGAGGCCAGTCAGCCCAGCTTGGCCTCGAAGGCGGCGCCAGCCTCGGCCCGTGGTGCGGCACTGGGGGTTTACAACACCTTGCAGTCCCTGGGTTTCTTTGCTGGGGGCGCTTTGGGCGGCTGGTTAGTCAAGTCCGCCGGAGCTCAGGCCCTGTTTGTGGCCAGTGGTGGCGCCATGGTGGCATGGCTGCTCGTCGCGTGGCGAATGGAGGCGCCTGCTGCTAAACCTGCGGCAAAGGCGGGATAATCAGCGACTAATCTGGAGAAAACCATGGCATCCGTCAATAAAGTCATTCTGGTCGGCAATTGCGGCCGCGATCCTGAAATCCGCTACTTGCCCTCCGGTCAGGCGGTGGCGAACGTCAGTGTGGCCACCAGTAGTCGTCGCAAAGACCGAAATACGGGCGAAACCGTAGAAGATACCCAATGGCACCGTGTGACGTTTTACGACCGCTTGGCAGAGATCGCCGGTGAGTACGTTAAAAAAGGTCGCCCGATCTATGTCGAAGGGCGTTTGAAATACGGCAAATACACCGACCAGTCTGGTATTGAAAAGAATACGGTCGATATCGTGGCTACCGAGCTGCAATTGTTGGGTGGTCGTGAAGGCATGGGCGGTCCTTCGGATGCGGGCGATGAGGGGGGTGCGCCACCACCCCGCCGCATGGCACCGCCCCCGCGCGCTGCTGCTCCGGCCCCTGCGCCTCGCCAGGCGCCGGCCCCGCGCCCGGCCAGCGGCTTTGA from the Rhodoferax potami genome contains:
- a CDS encoding sigma-54-dependent Fis family transcriptional regulator is translated as MRSPSPLLALRQARQQLLETGQCPAGIVDERLARSWHRSMAAGLAPTARVSPEHASTHHLRHVLASNHALLAHSRPVMEYVFDQVRQSQSVVVLADSAGMLMHTLGDPHFVDKAERVALTSGASWNESHRGTNAIGTALAERGAVEIHGSEHFLERNGFLTCAASPILSATGELSGILDISGDHRNGHAHTLGLVSTAARMIENRLMVATCKRNIRLHLHAHPEGIGSVAEGIIALSDDGWIVGANRVGLALLRLNTGDIGATLLERVLDVRLDDLLSRHKRRPLQAQQLRLHNGAIVFAQIQVDPAVLPAISYAAASPVATPAARPGVDALSALDTGDARWRSAADKARRIVAKPIPLLVQGESGVGKEMFARALHASGPRRDGPFVAINCGAIPESLIESELFGYVAGAFTGARKEGSPGRLREAHGGTLFLDEIGDMPLTMQTRLLRVLQERTVTPVGAGKAVAVDFALVCATHCKLAEAAANGKFRHDLYYRINGLTVTLPALRDRSDFAALTERLLSDLSPALALQVAPELLSRLAAYPWPGNLRQYASVLRTACAMLQDSEDTLDWAHMPDDLLEALQAVAPVAAASSPGPAVAAGTAPLGAQPAAMQVPQSLQALSQVAIQQTLEATRGNVSLAARQLGISRQTLYRKLAAAGV
- a CDS encoding DUF779 domain-containing protein codes for the protein MVDKVVATPAALELVAFLKTKHGPDLMFHQSGGCCDNSAANCYLPGEITMGAGDVYLGDIGGSPFYIGIGQYEYWKHTQLIIDVIEGHGGTFSLEGPEGKAFHTRSRVFTDAELAELGIEKPQL
- a CDS encoding DUF1501 domain-containing protein — encoded protein: MTSSTLPDMQRRAFLRRSGQLALTGTALPFAMNLAALGEAAAFNAPSGDYKALVCVFLYGGNDYANTLIPYDDANYNLYSAIRGGGSGQTAGGIALAKSSLTSTLLNPIAAPVDSQGQTGRQFALNPTMTGLAGLFNTGKMAVQLNVGPLVKPLTRAQYDSNDRVSFPRPPQLFSHNDQQSIWQSSSPEGSTVGWGGNLGDLTLENSLNSKSVFTGISVSGNAVFLSGDTALQYQVSTAGAIKIKPATNTWVYGNPSVAAAITSLMRENRVHKLENEYNAVTKRALDAESAVTTALSEAEPSTVFPNDSLGNQLKMVARLIKGRAALGVRRQVFFVSIGGFDLHDNLIRDHGTLLGRVSDAMTAFYNATVEMGVENQVTSFTASDFGRTLSSNGDGSDHGWGSHHFVVGGAVDGQRYFGEAPPINVTDGTGWPRVYTAAEQWHVGQGRLLPRTSVDQYAATLAKWFGVTNTEMPQVLGNINNFGAPAGRADYPWDLGFMT
- a CDS encoding DUF1800 domain-containing protein, with amino-acid sequence METDTSPITQQPRASAPQRSAGISMVGLSAAALAACGGGEGGSTAATTTTYTPVDTGRSVALTSSAAPVNDAQAARFLLQAGLSASSAEIASVRSLGYAGWMKAEIAKPSGISGWDWLDSQGYGNALNPGNFYDSESPGDHMIWSQLATASDPMRKRAALALSEILVVSLTGLDISWRSHAIARYWDILVQHAFGNFRDLLEAVTLNAAMGVYLNTKGNLKENASTGRLPDENYAREVMQLFTIGLYKLNPDGTQQLDGNGKPQETYTPSDVANLARVFTGYDFDRSQNVDTVIPQTGGGTRTIPNTSYVRLPMTLTESKHSKLKVEFLGSTISENTLGADALRAALKTLFNHQNTAPFICKQLIQRLVTSNPTPAYVARVAAVFANNGAGVRGDMAYVFAAILNDDEARNATGLTAPEFGKLREPMLRLVQWLRTFNVTSAAGTWKIWNTSNAADSLGQSPLRSPSVFNFFRPGYVPPSTVAPPATGLSAGKVAPEFQIVNESSVGGYLNLMMNVIDTGFNSGDIKAAYTTELTLVLDPTALVQRLNLLMAAGQLSASTVSTIVTALSGVNVTASSSAAIKRNRVCAAVLMVMASVEYLVQK
- the uvrA gene encoding excinuclease ABC subunit UvrA, which produces MNSSSDDGKYLARALQQQNISVRGARTHNLKNIDIDIPRNQLVVITGLSGSGKSSLAFDTLYAEGQRRYVESLSTYARQFLQLMDKPDVDMIEGLSPAISIEQKATSHNPRSTVGTVTEIHDYLRLLFARAGTPYCPDHDLPLQSQTVSQMVDAVLALPEDTKLMILAPVAREKKGEFQDLFAQMQAQGYVRFRLNGKPYEAEDLPELKKTEKHDIDVVVDRIKVRQDLKQRLAESFEAALRIASGRAIALEMDTGVEHLFNAKFACPVCNYSIAELEPRLFSFNSPVGACTTCDGLGQHEFFDPARVVAFPTLSLASGAIKGWDRRNGYYFSMLESLAKHYGFDIDASFESLPHTVQHAILQGSGSEEIKFSYIMDSGASQGKKVTKKHPFEGIIPNMQRRYRETDSAVVREDLGRLRSTQPCPDCGGSRLRKEARHVKIGEGTEARAIYEISHVTLRESFEYFNSLQMPGARGEIAAKVIREIGLRLKFLNDVGLNYLSLDRSAETLSGGESQRIRLASQIGSGLTGVMYVLDEPSIGLHQRDNDRLIGTLQHLRDIGNSVLVVEHDEDMMRAADHVIDMGLGAGVHGGRVIAQGTFDEVKATPASLTGQYLAKTLQIEVPKRRTPWLPVVEEAKPVAKGAGKGAPSKAALAWAERQAQHIATQGELQAIRITGATGHNLKHVSVDFPVGLLTCVTGVSGSGKSTLVNNTLYAAVARQLYRAHDEPAAHESIDGIQYFDKVINVDQSPIGRTPRSNPATYTGLFTPIRELMAEVPTARERGYGPGRFSFNVAGGRCEACQGDGMVKVEMHFLPDVYVPCDVCAGQRYNRETLEVLYKGKNIAQILDMTVEAAYEFLHAVPTIARKLQTLLDVGLSYIRLGQAATTLSGGEAQRVKLALELSKKDTGRTLYILDEPTTGLHFADIALLLKVLHQLRDAGNTIVIIEHNLDVIKTADWLIDIGPEGGAGGGTVVGVGTPEDIAANPASHTGRYLKALL
- the exaC gene encoding acetaldehyde dehydrogenase ExaC — protein: MAIYAAPGAAGAKISYKSQYNNFIGGKFVPPVKGQYFDVITPVSGKVYTQAARSTAEDIELALDAAHAASDAWGKTDAATRSNILLKIADRIEQNLELLAYAETVDNGKAIRETLNADIPLTVDHFRYFAGCVRAQEGALSNIDENTVAYHIQEPLGVVGQIIPWNFPILMAAWKLAPALGAGNCVVLKPAESTPISILILAELIADLLPPGVLNIVNGYGREAGMPLATSKRIAKIAFTGSTTTGRVIAQAAANNLIPATLELGGKSPNVFFADIMDKDDAFLDKAIEGLVLFAFNQGEVCTCPSRALIQESIYDKFMERVLKRVAAIKHANPLDTDSMMGAQASKEQLTKILSYLDLGKQEGAEVLIGGGQAHLGGDLEGGYYVQPTLFKGHNKMRIFQEEIFGPVLAVTTFKDEAEALAIANNTLYGLGAGVWSRNGNVAYRMGRAIKAGRVWTNCYHAYPAHAAFGGYKESGIGRETHKMMLDHYQQTKNLLVSYSENKLGFF